In Pieris brassicae chromosome 8, ilPieBrab1.1, whole genome shotgun sequence, the DNA window tggttgacaataaacattaaaaggtACTATTgctataacttaacatcaaaCTATTATTCTTTATCACATAATCTGACTTCAGATGATGTCTTAATTTTCACCTTCGACTTCATAAGATACATCATACCTATTccataatttttcattattttgctAGTATACAAACAAACTCAGGTGTTTATGGAATAGCCCAGCTGATATTTTCCAATCAACGAATCACCAACCAATGACTTTACTTGCCATAAGAAAATAACTttctcattattttaaaaaatcttaggAAGTTCCACAATTTCTAAGTTTTCACAAATTTTATCTTGATAGGTCAGGCCCAATGCTGACTTTTATATAACACTGGTCAGAAGTGCATAGAGATAAtaggaatttaaaaataaaaatgagtcATTTCCTAAATAAGTTTCACaaactatgtatatattatcattaaactaccaatcaaaattattatctttgaaattaacacaaatcattaactaataatatgtattttgtataagggcatgaaaaaatactttacacTCACCTACTTTCCTTATAATGGTTATTATTTGATGATGTGTTATGGTTTGTATTAGAATCAAGATCGAGGGATCTTTTCTCTAACAATTCTGTAATTCCCTTATTATCAGCTTCAAGTTCACACTTAAACTTATGTAGCTCTGTATCTGTAACACATAtgataaagttaatattatcaAAGTTACACTTTACTTACAACATTAAATAAcctttttattcaaaattattatgtccATGCAAAATACATAGATTTAATTACAAGTAATCTAAATTACCAAATaagtaaagtaaattattgttatatatctGCTTACTctttatgttatatatctaagtctattaattatttgaggatagaaactaaaaaaatcaggaaatttaaaaattggcaCTGTCCTCACAGAAAATTACAACTAGCTataagtattttctttctagAAATAATGATCAATTCAATTAGTATTGAAAATATCTTACCTAATCTACGCAAGTATCTATCCACTAGGTCGTACATTTGATTTGAAAGAGTTACTTTTTCATCTGCTTCCTCCAAAGTCTTGTTATAACCCTTTCTAATATCTTCAAACTCAGTATCTGCTTGCTCTGAGTTGACATCACCTCGCCGACAGCCTCCGAACAAAGTACGAACTCGTTTTTCCAAGGTATCCATGTTATCTTTGCATacagtaaaaattatttatagatgggtaaaataagtaaagtaaaaaagttttacagttaaatttaaaatactaataattttttactcACTTTGAACCGACAAATCCATTTCACGCATTTCTGTAAAGCGATCTCTTAGTTCTTGAGGAAGATGCTCGATCACTGGAagtattattagaaaatattataagtaaatataataaatatttaattaacaaaattatcatttaaataacgcgccaaaagaagtcaATGATTGCTGTTGTATACAGAAGGCATACCAACCGTAATGGAGATCGAGCTTTGTGATATTGAaagtcaaaatttataatacatactttCTAAATAATCCTCGAGGTATAACATTTTGGTAAGTTGATATTTTCTTTCTCACTCAATTACACTTTAGTCAAACACgtctttataaaaacttaataaagataatgtattgttaaaattattcgaTATAAAATACAACGTCACAACGTGTTACATAGACGCCCTATTATTGTGACAGTATTTTTACAGATTCTAAACGTCTTCACTTAACAGAGTactaaatcaatataaaattaaaacgattGGTCCGCGCTTGGGTGAGGACTGAGGGGTGACGACTGACGAGGTTCGACGCTCGTTACAGTACTGCCAACTTACGAAAATTACGTAGTTACAATATAAAGCCTTATTCATAAGCAACTTTCTAAGTACCTGTTAATCgctaatttaactaaataataatacatatagttaGGGATAACCAGTAtcactattaaatatttattaatatcttagAAAGTCATATTATCTTCACAAATTTTATGTTGTAAAGGCCTTACAAagttataagttaaattaataaaattgcgaaAGCTTGACCGTTTtagttaaatacattttgctATAGAAATTTCTCAACCCGATCCGATTTTGGGATAGTAATTGACCGTAATATCTTTAACCGGATTCACGGATGGGATCATCACGTCCCCAATTTGGTGTTTACCACCACTcagataatatacatttttatttatttcgataTGAACAGAAGTCATACAGAATGGCTggtgttaaatatttaaatacatatcttGTAGATGTTAAATCAGAAATGATAGGAATTCTGATCTAGCGCTATAATTTATTCCAGAAAATGATCCGAAGACCTCTAACCGAAATAAAGTTGAGACTTGAAGATCTACAGGAATATGAAAATTCCCGCAGAGAACaaaatcatttgtcaatagtACAAGAATTAAGAGACGAAAGTTCCACTATTATAACCCCAACTAATGGAGGACCAAAAACTACAGAAGAAATACACAATAGAATTGGTTTTGCTCCGAAAAAAAAAAGCAGCGAGTCAAGACTGTAATAGACTTAGTGAATGATACTGTAAGcgcatattaaaatacttgtttaacatctatgtttttttaatatagcgTAAACGTAATATAGAATAGTAGTAATATAGAAAACTACTAATAATGGACATTAccttacatttattaaaaggcagagataaaagagcctctgggattttattaaagaaaagtatagTGATACTTTTTTTCCAAAAAGAACTTTAGATAGTCTAATACGCGGAAATTGCAGCTTGCGTTTGTTCAGAATACATTATGTGTATGtctattctagtaaacttatcacttacactacattttaaattatggcaCGAATAGCCCTCTTGTGTGGgatgaaaatagtttcgacatctttttctattaatttacaatatcaattataatatgatagttatattataagtcTTGAATGCGTGTTGGTTGGGCTTTAACGATGACTTTATTTGGAAGAAAAGGattttggtaaaaaaattaaaaaattatgttctgTATTCGGCAAGATTTACAGACTAAACAAATAACTAGACCATTAGTGgcaatatttagttttaacttttaattgaatattttctgCAAATATTTTCATGTCAACAGTCAATGTAGTTGTTTCTAGATTGTTCATTTCAAGTATAAATatcatgttttaaatttcaatcatatttatgaatataaattattgtaattggtGGTCACTACTCCCTGGATTGAGAGTATATTCggtattttaaagatttaaggcTAATATTCATTGTTTAAACTATTGAATAGTAGCCAATAACCGgcttttacaatttacaacTTGAAATAGAAATCATTGTTCATTAAacgtaattaaaacattacacgtggtattcaataataaaagtattgtgtCTGTTCTATTACGAAAGGCGATCTATTATGTCTAACACCAAGATGAATGAGGTTTGTTTATGCTATTTTtcgttataaaatttgtacaatTCACATTAGAATGTAAGAAGTTGACATTGTTGTTGTGTATGTATGGAATTAGGTAAACTTCTATATGTTTATAAGTAGTAAGATTTAGTTGTTTTTTCGttgtttttaaactatatatatccTAACAATATCTGACTGCATTCAGACCATGGTAAAAGGTTATTTTAGGATATGACCTTTACCCAGACACATTACAGTTTTACATTATCTAGAATAAGACTTTCAATTAAGAAAGCCCCCTAGTGTCTAGTGGCTAGATCACCTAACTACTTATACatgaaaatcttttaaatttatgtagtCTTTTTCTACCAAGTGTGTTTAAGCTGTGATAAAATTAGACCTAATACAGATCAATGCTGTAATTGGTGTTACtctatattacaaataatttaaaagatctTATCAAAtgagaacttttttttatatatcataatagtTAATCATTTATTGTTGATAATTTCAGAAGTAAATTAAAGGTTTTTTCTTCTATTATGCTGTAGTTTTTTAtccttaaaacaaaacaaatcaattAGTTGGTTAtacatattgattttttttattttatttaagttgcGGAGCGACATAGATGAGTTAAAAGTTCTATTAAATCAGGCAACTCGAAAAAGGGTGAAAGATTTATTGTCTTTAGAAATTCGTAAATTAGAAACAGAGTGGATTAAcctgaaagaaaacatcaaaGAGACTCCATTGGATGTTGTTACACCTGCACCATCAGTACCTGCTCAAAAGAAGAGGTGtcagattaaattaaatggatatggtaatatatcaaaaaatctttatttctaaatttcaAGATTACTAGCTCAACTATTGAAGAAAGATATGGAAAGAAAATACTGTAATGTTGCAAGACATATGCTTAACAGTCTTCAAatgataatgttataaaacaatatcacaatttaaatatatgtccTATGTAACCTGTGCTGTTTTGCAAAATGAggaaaaagatattatttaataaaatagttacatGAAAATATGTACTCTTGAACATTGCTTGAGAAGTAATACTACTTAACTACTAGATCATTCAAAAACTAGAATAAACATATGCATTCATATATCTAACTGCAGTGTTATCCTAGCAGTAAATGTTTATGACTCATTGTGACCCTGGGAGTGCACCATTAGACGTAATATTCACAACACAATTTTCATAGAGATCTCTATTACATTGAACCATTGTTTAATTAGCTTACTATTTTAgtctataattaaaactattttaacctATACATGAACATTCTAGGCTGGGATCAATCAGACAAGTATGTAAAGGTATTTGTCACTCTAAAAGATGTGCAGACTATACCAAAAGAGCGAGTTACCTGTAATTTAACTGAGAAGTCCATggaactgtatgttgaagactTGGACAGCAAGGATTATAAATTGGTGATAAACAATTTACTTTGTCCTATTAATGTTGCTGAATCCCATTGGAAACAGAAGACaggtattaatttattttgattatttttttagtacaaACATGCTTCTTGCATATTCCCCTTAGTATATCTTGATTTTTTCCTAACTGTGTTGGTCTAGAAGAAATAACtagattttaaacttttactgcgacaaagttttaataaataataaatttacgatGTTTTTCAATTACAGTAATGTTTACCTAATTCctaaaagacaaatatttctatataattttataatatatagaaattcaCATTGGCAGCTCATCTACAATATCTCTGGtacttatgtattatatatattaaaaaaggaataaatttaaaatgtaaataaagaaagttttttgtttaaggcaaaaaatatataaaaatttatggtAAATTCAGAATCAAGACTTAGTACTGACCCCCGTATGTAGTAGACCCCATACTTATTAATCTCTACTGTGAATCTTAAATCCTTAATCTAATTCATATCTCACGATATTGTGActgtcaaatatatttcatacagaaaaagttgttaaatattttattactatgcagttttaatctttataaaactaaatagagATTATGATTGTTAAACTAATATCTATCGATTAATGAGAAAATGAATCTGAAATTTACagcattttattaatgttgtgttaataataaataaggaaatttataaaaaaattatatgagagcttaataaaattattgttttttcattattttgttatgaatTAGTGATACGCTGTtggagaaatattttatttggtaaTA includes these proteins:
- the LOC123713420 gene encoding calcyclin-binding protein produces the protein MSNTKMNELRSDIDELKVLLNQATRKRVKDLLSLEIRKLETEWINLKENIKETPLDVVTPAPSVPAQKKRCQIKLNGYGWDQSDKYVKVFVTLKDVQTIPKERVTCNLTEKSMELYVEDLDSKDYKLVINNLLCPINVAESHWKQKTDMVVIFLAKSEPTKWSHMTEIEKKFEDKRSNRLKPESVETDNKDPQASIMSLMKNMYETGDDEMKRMITKAFYEGQQKNKSNTVDL